One window of the Bos indicus isolate NIAB-ARS_2022 breed Sahiwal x Tharparkar chromosome 15, NIAB-ARS_B.indTharparkar_mat_pri_1.0, whole genome shotgun sequence genome contains the following:
- the JRKL gene encoding jerky protein homolog-like, whose protein sequence is MSGKRKRVVLTIKDKLDIIKKLEDGGSSKQLAVIYGIGETTVRDIRKNKEKIITYASSSDSTSLLAKRKSMKPSMYEELDKAMLEWFNQQRAKGNPVSGPICAKRAEFFFYALGMDGDFNPSAGWLTRFKQRHSIREINIRNERLSGDETAVEDFCSNFRDYIERENLQPEQIYNADETGLFWKCLPSRTSVIKGKCTVPGHKSMEERVTIMCCANATGLHKLKLCVVGKAKKPRSFKSTDTSNLPVSYFSQKGAWMDLSIFRQWFDKIFVPQVREHLRSKGLQEKAVLLLDNSPTHPNENVLRSDDGQIFAKYLPPNVASLIQPLNQGVIATMKRNYRARLLQNNLEEGNDLRSFWKKLTLLDALYEIAMAWNLVRPVTISRAWKKILPTIEEKEGLDFDEEDISVAAIATILQHTKGLENVPTENIEKWLEVDSTEPGYEVLTDSEIIKRAQGHTDESSENEEEEIELIPEKHINHAAALQWTENLLDYLEQQGDMILPDRLVIRKLRATIRNKQKMANSSQ, encoded by the coding sequence ATGTCAGGGAAACGGAAGCGTGTGGTGTTGACCATTAAAGATAAGCTTGATATAATAAAGAAACTTGAAGATGGAGGTTCTTCCAAACAACTGGCAGTGATTTATGGAATTGGTGAAACGACCGTTCGAGatataaggaaaaataaggaaaagatcaTAACTTACGCAAGCAGTTCAGACTCCACAAGTCTTCTGGCCAAGAGGAAATCTATGAAACCATCCATGTATGAGGAACTGGACAAAGCGATGCTAGAATGGTTCAACCAGCAAAGAGCAAAAGGGAATCCCGTGTCTGGACCAATTTGCGCAAAAAGGGCAGAATTCTTCTTTTATGCTTTGGGAATGGATGGTGATTTTAACCCCTCTGCTGGTTGGTTAACTCGTTTTAAGCAGCGGCACAGCATTAGAGAGATCAATATTAGAAACGAAAGATTAAGTGGAGATGAGACTGCTGTGGAGGATTTTTGCAGCAACTTTCGAGACTATATTGAACGAGAGAATTTGCAGCCGGAACAAATCTACAATGCAGATGAAACTGGACTGTTTTGGAAATGCCTGCCTTCCAGGACTTCGGTAATCAAAGGTAAATGCACAGTCCCTGGGCACAAGTCAATGGAAGAAAGAGTCACTATCATGTGTTGTGCCAATGCAACAGGTTTACACAAACTTAAGCTTTGTGTTGTGGGGAAAGCAAAGAAACCTCGCTCCTTCAAGTCAACTGACACCTCAAACCTGCCAGTCTCTTATTTCAGCCAAAAAGGCGCATGGATGGATCTTTCCATTTTCCGACAGTGGTTTGATAAGATCTTTGTGCCCCAAGTTCGAGAGCACTTAAGATCCAAAGGGTTGCAAGAAAAGGCTGTACTCTTGTTGGATAATTCACCAACACATCCAAATGAAAACGTCCTCAGGTCAGATGATGgccaaatatttgctaaatatttaCCACCTAATGTAGCTTCGTTGATTCAGCCCTTGAATCAGGGAGTCATAGCTACAATGAAGAGGAACTACCGAGCACGTCTTCTCCAGAACAACTTGGAAGAAGGCAATGACCTGAGATCATTCTGGAAGAAGCTAACTCTACTAGATGCACTTTATGAAATAGCAATGGCATGGAATTTAGTAAGGCCAGTTACCATCAGCAGAGCATGGAAGAAGATTCTCCCTACCATAGAGGAGAAAGAAGGCCTGGACTTCGATGAAGAAGATATCTCAGTGGCTGCCATCGCTACCATTTTACAACACACCAAAGGATTGGAAAATGTGCCTACTGAGAACATTGAAAAATGGCTTGAAGTGGACAGTACTGAACCAGGCTATGAAGTCTTAACTGACAGCGAAATCATCAAAAGagcacaaggtcacacagatgaATCCAGTGAAAAtgaggaggaggaaatagaacTGATTCCAGAGAAACATATTAATCATGCAGCTGCTCTCCAATGGACTGAAAATTTATTGGATTATCTAGAACAACAAGGTGATATGATTCTGCCTGATAGACTGGTGATTCGTAAACTTCGAGCCACcatcagaaataaacaaaagatgGCAAACTCAAGTCAGTAA